One window of the Desulfatiglans sp. genome contains the following:
- a CDS encoding peptidylprolyl isomerase: protein MLDGIKEVLNKRPSRFSQDEIKKIINEYKAVKLLGDKGWKIQLKKPEMMTFDKNIEYIWVLETNKGQIRLRLMPDVAPMHVTSTIFLTKKGFYEGITFHRVIPGFMAQAGCPFGTGTGDPGYSYDGEFNPNVKHNRPYLLSTANSGPGTDGSQFFITFSATPHLDGKHTIFGEVVTGHDVVKKLETAGSPNGTPKEPLIINRATIDERATN from the coding sequence ATGCTTGATGGCATTAAAGAGGTTCTAAATAAACGGCCTTCCCGCTTTTCACAGGATGAGATCAAGAAAATAATTAATGAATACAAGGCTGTAAAATTACTGGGTGACAAAGGCTGGAAGATCCAGCTTAAAAAACCTGAGATGATGACCTTTGATAAAAATATAGAATATATCTGGGTTTTGGAAACAAACAAAGGGCAAATAAGGCTCAGGCTTATGCCGGATGTGGCGCCAATGCATGTTACAAGCACCATCTTTCTTACAAAAAAGGGTTTTTATGAGGGCATCACATTTCACCGTGTGATCCCCGGTTTTATGGCACAGGCAGGATGCCCCTTTGGTACAGGCACAGGGGACCCTGGTTACAGCTATGATGGTGAATTCAACCCCAATGTGAAACACAACAGGCCATACCTGTTAAGCACAGCCAACTCCGGGCCTGGCACAGACGGCAGCCAGTTTTTCATTACATTTTCTGCAACACCCCATCTTGATGGAAAGCATACCATCTTTGGTGAGGTGGTAACAGGGCATGATGTGGTCAAAAAACTTGAAACAGCAGGCTCACCGAACGGCACACCGAAGGAGCCGCTCATTATCAACAGGGCGACTATTGATGAAAGAGCAACGAACTGA